The Besnoitia besnoiti strain Bb-Ger1 chromosome IV, whole genome shotgun sequence genome contains a region encoding:
- a CDS encoding PHD-finger domain-containing protein (encoded by transcript BESB_054410) has product MVPPGGASPAQVAGEGRGEGAASPSSAETSVAAHSSLNNSYLSSGLASKEAASSPDATAEGPSAAASSADASASAARAATPSSSYSPTASASSRSKPAGGADATREQAASAAAQQSPAGGLDEADAPRAASKDSQGFPVPDPLRLVGSAAAPAGVQLSSGGASRSPPRTRPAPLLGLAAAPPRPLRAGTLRPGLLRSGAAPRPSLRRTPRRRPRPAPSPRAWPRCRRRSRPQPQTVFWRTSRPWLRRGP; this is encoded by the coding sequence ATGGTGCCCCCTGGGGGCGCGAGCCCCGCACAGGTTGCAGGCgagggccgcggcgagggcgctgctTCCCCGTCGTCCGCGGAAACGTCCGTGGCTGCGCACAGCTCTCTGAACAACTCGTATTTGTCTTCTGGTCTCGCCTCTAAAGaagccgcgtcgtcgccagaCGCCACGGCGGAAGggccctcggcggccgcctcgtcggcggatgcctccgcttctgcggcgcgcgccgcgacgccctctTCGTCTTATTCACCGACTGCCTcagcctcttctcgctcgaaaccggcaggaggcgcggatgCAACCCGCGAGCAGGCagcgtcggcggctgcgcagcagtCGCCTGCTGGAGGGCTAGACGAGGCCGACGCGCCCCGGGCGGCCTCAAAAGACTCCCAAGGCTTCCCAGTCCCCGAtcccctgcgcctcgtgggctctgcggctgcgcccgccggcgtGCAGCTCTCCTCGGGGGGGGCAAGCCGAAGTccgccgaggacgcggccggcgccgctgctcggcctcgctgcagctcctccccgtcctctgcgcgcggggACTCTTCGCCCAGGCCTGCTGCGTTCGGGAGCGGCTCCGCGACCGTCTCTCCGGCGAacgcctcgtcggcgtccaCGTCCGGCGCCGTCCCCCCGGGCGTGGCCTCGGTgccggcggcggtcgcggccccAACCCCAAACAGTCTTTTGGAGAACTTCACGGCCGTGGCTTCGTCGGGGGCCCTGA
- a CDS encoding actin-like family protein (encoded by transcript BESB_054420) produces the protein MCADAVEVKLICSCASSLVGEGAGGGRRDDVIQEEAGEALSRRAADDSTRAAALRRSAVSLAVAREGKEQLAYCVTAPAASDSASHAVLSAEVAFCAARPAKFSVYVLPTSAWGGAGEAGAEGEANESGDDSHSPVSTAYAYKCPRLVDSQFSSPRSSSRASVASLATASRDLQRRHRPRERRASGGTAAASPGAGGCCEKWTAETREKERSFHSLTTSRVLAAELFFDATLLREHRRRHHNGGLDELDVMTLPVAILSVVEACGLDLQRELLENIHLVGGSSLIPGLAARLQAEVTNLIRRRKAHSSILPRVHTLPSALQLHAVAAGGFRFALGPQFDLNHISRHQYEEYGTSFLERFSVRGRLR, from the exons ATGTGCGCGGATGCAGTTGAGGTCAAACTTATTTGCTCGTGTGCTTCCTCGTTGGTTGGTGAaggggctggcggcggcaggcgagacgaCGTCATCCAGGAGGAGGCTGGTGAAGCTCTTTCGCGCAGAGCGGCTGACGActcgacgcgggcggcggcgctgcgacgaTCCGCTGTCTCGCTG gccgtcgcgcgcgagggaaaGGAGCAACTTGCCTACTGCGTcacagcgcccgcggcgagcgactcTGCGAGTCACGCAGTTCTCTCTGCAGAAGTCGcgttctgcgccgcgcgcccggcgaAGTTCTCGGTGTACGTACTGCCCACGAGCGcctggggcggcgccggcgaggcagggGCCGAGGGAGAAGCAAACGAGAGCGGGGACGACTCGCACTCGCCGGTGTCGACTGCGTACGCGTACAAGTGTCCGCGGCTCGTGGATTCTCAGTTTTCCTCACCGAGATCCTCGAGCCGAGCTTCcgtcgcgtcgctcgccacCGCGTCGCGTGACCTTCAACGAAGACACCGAccccgcgagcggcgcgcctcagggggcacagccgctgcgtcgcctggcgcgggcggctgctgcgagaaatggacggcggagacgcgcgaaaaGGAAAGGAGTTTCCACTCCCTCACGACGTCgcgcgtgctcgccgcggaACTCTTCTTCGATGCGACGCTTCTCAGAGAGCACCGGCGCCGC CACCACAATGGAGGCTTGGACGAGCTCGACGTGATGACGCTGCCGGTTGCCATTCTGTCCGTCGTCGAGGCGTGCGGCCTCGACCTCCAGCG GGAGCTTCTTGAAAATATTCACCTCGTCGGGGGCTCATCCTTGATTCCGGGCTTGGCCGCGCGACTCCAAGCGGAAGTCACG AACCTCATTcgccggcggaaggcgcacaGCTCGATCCTCCCGCGGGTGCACACCTTGccttctgcgctgcagct GCACGCCGTTGCTGCCGGAGGCTTTCGGTTTGCACTTGGGCCTCAGTTCGACCTCAATCACATTAGTCGCCATCAG TACGAGGAATACGGGACTTCGTTTCTCGAGCGCTTCAGCGTCAGAGGTCGACTACGATGA
- a CDS encoding actin-like family protein (encoded by transcript BESB_054430) codes for MASSESPNSSYPSPLASSSSASPTGQPQSFFAWLRERQEGQSGEARGAKVEGKAPRKGFFSWLREREEDESIWQCSWDVPSASSRKPKKNLENDAILIFDLGAYNLRAHVAERRGEDEEQSCVLPSCVRRPWSGDGGYMSGVERGAVQNWEEVEEALVDTFENVMPIGISNAYAEGVKRILSCTSSLRSPSHFARLGEIVFELLGAEQFLNVDQDLLSALAICGCSAPSASLAGEARGEDPVPEAALRLCQQMQNFTGVIVDLGAMTSRISPLLSGLSVSGVAIELPLGGIDLDRVVQDDLLQQLARAKAKDGEGGAAF; via the exons ATGGCCTCCTCGGAGTCACCAAATTCTTCTTatccttctcctctcgcgtcgagctcctcggcctcgcctACGGGGCAGCCACAGTCGTTCttcgcgtggctgcgcgagcgacaaGAAGGGCAAAGCGGCGAGGCCCGAGGCGCGAAAGTGGAGGGCAAGGCTCCGCGGAAGGGATTCTTCTCGTGGCTCCGCGaacgcgaggaagacgaatcGATATGGCAATGTAGCTGGGACGTGCCCTCCGCGTCCAGCAGAAAGCCGAAAAAAAATCTCGAAAACGACGCCATTCTCATCTTCGATCTGGGCGCTTACAACCTCCGCGCGCACGTtgcagagcgcagaggcgag GATGAAGAGCAAAGCTGCGTGCTGCCTTCCTGTGTGCGGCGGCCCTGGTCAG GTGACGGCGGCTATATGAGCGGTGTCGAGCGCGGTGCAGTGCAGAACTGGGAAGAAGTCGAAGAGGCCCTCGTTGACACCTTTGAGAATGTCATGCC AATCGGCATCAGCAACGCCTACGCGGAGGGAGTGAAGCGCATACTCTCGTGTACCAGCAGCCTCCGGTCGCCGTCGCACTTTGCCCGACTCGGCGAAATCGTGTTTGAGCTGCTCGGCGCCGAGCAATTCCTAAACGTAGACCAG gacTTGCTGTCGGCGCTCGCGATCTGCGGCTGTAGCGCCCCCAGCGCGAGTCTGGCtggcgaggcccgcggcgaggaTCCGGTTCccgaggctgcgctgcggcttTGCCAGCAGATGCAGAACTTCACTGGAGTGATTGTGGACCTCGGCGCGATGACATCTCGCATCTCACCGCTCCTGTCGGGCCTCTCGGTCTCCGGGGTCGCCATCGAGCTGCCGCTGGGCGGCATCGACCTCGACAGAGTCGTTCAGGACGACTTGCttcagcagctcgcgcgcgcgaaagcCAAAGATGGTGAGGGAGGGGCCGCCTTCTAG
- a CDS encoding hypothetical protein (encoded by transcript BESB_054440), translating into MALKKLHTEVDKAIREVRACLEAYDERWQELLDFNRQFVERKDHLVDEAKKEVVRGKKHSVRTSTLELLDYKHVNDAKTRIEADLEGALRKLHRLKQQLADWVHNYSDRDIRNKDTLTELRKSIELRYKRGRVFYSQGRSSQPSSLAGGVGRGACAPLEAPSAQWIVGLLDSLGVQVEAWEGELAALRREEDEAAGGSRDAGALLGRKPRKKGGAREAREGSEASGLAPESVKQERVEQLTAMLDLHRSHVRHLEQLLHAVCGEEVDEEDERLGELRDILEPYVHDNADLAIIVAEDVYQELGLVSGDKVRSPPDDDAVATAAGSRPPSPDSSRAGGEPRPATAVEAGATRERTGDDLGSGGERESRGAGAGEELRSRAGTLRHPSPSSAPPLTGQLPRASFSAAAASAVKLPSSSSSSSLASRADLSERPRGAAERQNKRPLGERLAAAVVTASAASPSPAAPRPAEPQAKAAAAARPRPRGYAEALIFSMQGSSAARTAPDAADFPALSANAFAVPAPEKERRRGGAKKNAAAPPADEAQARAEESAGAGVGARGERDARDSSKAARLEEPLREAAGAGRAAAEGEGRVPWWDAAAATRDDHETVRSPLPSSADGTGGGEDTHRRTEGLEDREHVGVAARLDADLVVVSAESASGWLYGYRLSSAQPGERPQFGWFPPDVPHVFARAPAASGGPSSSRSPSLSPETGHPASHPSFFWPAVESRPAGDEGPLRARGSAFASPLKVEAPASRSLGHASHPDVAFASSASAPSSCFFGPSACPPFLPAAHAEQPRPRDAHSRPRLPLGSGAGSFPAAAQGSLPAAESREPVSAASLFSAAFGASCAPPPSAGCAAPLKVEGPLANAGRLKGRVERPSRESPWLSLDPGAAGLFRPPGCLANACLEAPGASAHAVQRDAFLLDAGASARHAAAGDGAAGDGAAGSHCTFFAFSQASSLPAGGALPSTSLANFASSSSPVASSSTHSGGAGSGAGCLGSPLSSKSSPCGVTTPQHAGGGASGDGMSGLGGASQAAFAASSAPQHERRAAAAKGREATEGCEPTCPFSPFSSAASSSVLPVSALKAPPLGESPLLGKAEGLSVCASGHVEAQASRSAGVSTTFSDSARSSGLVARATGDCEGEKAAHGANASVAGEEGDSLLSKSLLDGLECLASPRSAAEDSALRADLDDVRLPGRRCVCSDGDPSCFAFPLGAPAFSSASPFPLAAWPDSRGCGGRGVRGDEEARRRASGELYVSRSPEPLSPQRACSPPASSLSFPLSGAPLKRDPPAAGDCRGAPPEAPWAAAEPAAARHDAGVCVKCLYSVCTVVHVIPEEVEVRELSWSWHGELVVPRRRRGDAKREEAASEASRAAAHAEGDRGVLATAAESRAEGGAAQDDRRAEERGERMHQSRESATAGNREGDREKMRHATGAEARQDARRNARDAASAAARSPSASCASERERDKQGGGTLSKASRAASCSSRDLGNREASADSAGAAAGEEWARGAAAFGDRLEARVRDLATDAAAASSPASLASLAVCEACLARRPQTLLTFEKGEKVEVLVHHRQGWIFGRIRDQPHRRGWFPDYMLQRPEDVCTPLSHEQLLFACNLPHLVSLSACGPCTDVSPGGGSRRGGGKVAAKRRGRAAWAKLPLAFRVVSGRRAASSWPAEAVAPEAPRSGTGAGKRPEEEGRRRFRAGQKEV; encoded by the exons ATGGCGTTGAAGAAGCTGCACACCGAGGTGGATAAGGCGATTCGCGAAGTGCGCGCGTGCCTGGAGGCCTACGACGAGCGCTGGCAAGAGCTCCTGGACTTCAATCGGCAGTTCGTGGAGCGGAAAGATCACCTCGTTGACGAAGCCAAGAAGGAAGTCGTTCGAG GCAAGAAGCACAGCGTGAGAACTTCGACTCTCGAGCTGCTCGACTATAAACATGTTAACGACGCCAAGACGCGAATCGAGGCAGACCTCGAGGGGGCGCTGCGGAAACTACACAGGCTCAAACAGCAGCTGGCAG ACTGGGTTCACAACTACAGCGACAGAGACATCCGAAACAAGGATACGTTGACAGAGCTGCGGAAAAGCATTGAG CTGCGCTAcaagcgcgggcgcgtcttctACTCGCAGGGGCGCAGTTCGCAGCCCTCGTCGCTGGCCGGCGGGGTCGGGCGAGGGGCCTGCGCACCCCTGGAGGCCCCGAGCGCGCAGTGGATTGTTGGGCTGCTAGACTCGCTCGGCGTGCAAGTCGAGGCGTGGGAAGGAGAactcgcggcgctgaggcgcgaggaagacgaggcggccgGGGGCTCGCgggacgcaggcgccctTCTCGGACGcaagccgcggaagaagggcggcgcgcgcgaggcccgcgagggcTCCGAGGCCTCGGGGCTCGCCCCCGAGAGCGTGAAACAGGAGCGCGTGGAGCAACTGACGGCAATGCTTGATTTGCATCGGTCTCACGTGCGGCAcctggagcagctgctgcatgcggtctgcggcgaggaagTCGATGAGGAAGATGAGCGCCTGGGCGAGCTGCGTGACATTCTGGAGCCCTACGTCCACGACAACGCCGACCTCGCTATCATCGTTGCAGAAGACGTCTACCAGGAGCTTGGCCTCGTGTCCGGCGACAAGGTCCGCAGCCcgcccgacgacgacgccgtcgcgaccgccgccggcagccgccccccctccccagacagctcgcgcgctggcggcgagccgcgccccGCGACCGCTGTTGAGGCCGGAGCAACGCGAGAGCGAACTGGCGACGACCTGGGctccggaggcgagcgcgaaagccgcggcgcgggggcgggggaggagcTCCGCAGTCGCGCG GGGACTCTGCGGCatccttcgccgtcgtcggcgcccccTCTCACGGGCCAGCTTCCGCGCGCATccttctcggcggcggcggcctctgcagtcAAACtcccgtcttcgtcttcttcgtcgtctctcgcgtcgcgcgcggatCTCAGCGAGCGGCCCCggggcgctgcagagcgacagAACAAGCGGCCGCTGGGGGAGAGACTTGCAGCTGCTGTCGTCACCGCATCCGCCGCTTCACCCTCTCCAGCGGCCCCGCGCCCTGCGGAGCcccaggcgaaggcggccgcggctgcgcggccgcgccctcggggcTACGCTGAGGCGCTGATTTTCTCGATGCAGgggtcctccgcggcgcgcacggcgcccgacgcggcggatTTCCCCGCCCTCTCCGCAAACGCGTTCGCCGTGCCGGCGccggaaaaagagagaaggcgcgggggggcgaagaagaacgcggccgcgccccctgccgacgaggcgcaggcgcgcgcggaggagtccGCAGGtgcaggcgtcggcgcgagaggcgagagggacgcgaggGACAGttcgaaggccgcgcggctcgaggagccgctgcgcgaggcagccggcgctgggcgcgcggccgcggaaggcgagggcagaGTCCCCTGGTgggacgccgcggctgcgacaCGCGACGACCACGAAACGGTGCGCAGCCCGCTACCCTCTTCGGCGGACGGAacggggggcggggaggaCACGCACCGCAGGACGGAAGGCCTCGAAGATCGCGAGcacgtcggcgtcgccgcgaggctggACGCAGACCTCGTCGTTGTGTCAGCAGAGAGCGCCTCGG GTTGGCTTTACGGCTACCGGCTGAGCTCTGCGCAGCccggcgagaggccgcagTTCGGTTGGTTTCCGCCCGACGTCCCCCACGTCTTTGCgagggcgcccgccgcgtcagGGGGTCCTTCATCCTCGCGGAgcccgtctctctccccggAGACCGGCCACCCAGCGTCGCACCCTTCTTTCTTCTGGCCCGCGGTGGAGTCCcgccccgcgggcgacgagggacCGCTGCGGGCCCGGggctccgccttcgcgtctccctTGAAGGTAGAGGCCCCAGCCTCGCGGTCTCTGGGTCATGCGTCTCATCCAGATGtggcgttcgcctcctctgcgtcggcgccttcaTCCTGCTTCTTCGGGCCCTCCGCCTGTCCGCCGTTCCTGCCCGCAGCACACGcggagcagccgcgccccAGGGATGCGcactcgcgtccgcgtctgcctctcggGTCGGGGGCGGGTTCCttccccgcggcggcgcagggctcgTTGCctgccgcggagagccgcgagccggtgtctgcggcctcgctcttctctgcggccttcggGGCTTCGTGCGCaccgcccccctccgccggGTGTGCAGCACCCCTCAAGGTAGAAGGCCCTCTAGCCAACGCGGGGCGCCTCAAGGGCCGCGTGGAGCGGCCCAGTCGGGAGTCGCCGTGGCTGTCTCTCGATCCCGGGGCCGCGGGGCTCTTCCGCCCCCCCGGGTGCCTCGCCAACGCCTGTCTGGAGGcccccggcgcctccgcgcacgcCGTCCAGCGagacgccttcctcctcgacgcgggcgcgagcgcgcggcacgccgcagcgggcgacggcgcagcgggcgacggcgcagcaggctCGCACTGCACGTTTTTTGCTTTCTCGCAGGCGAGCAGCctccccgccggcggcgccctgcccTCGACCTCTCTCGCGaacttcgcctcctcgtcctcgcccgtcgcctcgtcctccacgCACAGCGGTGGtgcgggcagcggcgccggatGTCTGGGCTCGCCCCTGTCCTCCAAGTCGTCGCCGTGCGGAGTCACTACGCCACAGcacgcgggggggggggcttcAGGCGACGGCATGTCGGGGCTAGGGGGGGCATCTCAGGCGGCATTCGCCGCTTCGTCGGCGCCCCAGCACgagcgcagagcggcggcggcgaaggggcGGGAGGCGACTGAGGGCTGCGAGCCGACGTGCCCTTTTTCGcccttttcttccgcggcgtcgtcttcggtgCTACCTGTGTCCGcgctgaaggcgccgcccctGGGCGAGTCTCCGCTCCTCGGCAAGGCCGAGGGGTTGAGCGTGTGCGCCAGCGGCcacgtggaggcgcaggcgtcgcggtCGGCAGGCGTCTCCACCACCTTCTCGGACTCTGCGCGGTCTTCGGGGCTCGTGGCTCGCGCCACGGGTgactgcgaaggcgagaaggccgcacACGGCGCCAACGCGTctgtcgccggcgaggagggagacagtCTCCTCTCGAAGTCGCTGCTGGACGGGCTCGAGTGCCTGGCGTCGCCCcgctcggctgcggaggactctgcgctgcgcgcagACCTCGACGACGTGCGGCTCCCCGGCCGGCGGTGTGTCTGCTCGGATGGCGACCcttcctgcttcgccttccccctcggcgcgcccgccttctcgtccgcctcgccctttccgctcgcggcgtggCCCGAcagtcgcggctgcgggggTCGGGGCGTgcggggcgacgaggaggcgcggcggcgggcgtctgGCGAGCTCTATGTCTCACGGTCGCCTGAGCCGCTCAGtccgcagcgcgcctgctccccgccggcgtcgtctctgtcttttccgctttcaggggcgccgctgaagcgcgacccgccggctgcgggggactgccgcggcgcccctccagaggcgccgtgggccgcggcggaaccggccgccgcgcggcacgACGCGGGGGTCTGTGTGAAGTGCCTCTACAGCGTATGTACGGTGGTGCATGTGATTCCTGAAGAGGTGGAAGTGCGCGAGCTCAGCTGGTCGTGGCATGGAGAGCTCGtcgtgccgcggcggcggcgcggagacgcgaagcgcgaggaggccgcatccgaggcgtcgcgggctgccgcgcatgcagagggcgaccgcggcgtgttggcgaccgcggcggagtcccgcgccgagggaggcgccgcgcaagaCGATCGACGGGCGGAGGAGCGGGGCGAGCGGATGCATCAGTCGAGggagagcgcgacggcgggcaACAGAGAAGGCGATCGCGAGAAGATGAGACACGCGAcgggggcggaggccaggcaggacgcgcgcagaaatgcgcgagacgcagcgtctgccgctgcacgttcgccgtcggcgtcctgcgcttcagagagagaacgagacaAGCAGGGAGGGGGTACCCTCTCaaaggcctcgcgcgccgcttcctgcTCATCGCGCGACCTGGGCaaccgcgaggcgagcgccgacagcgcaggggcggcagcgggcgaggagTGGGCGCGGGGGGCTGCGGCGTTTGGCGACCGACTCGAGGCACGGGTGCGTGATTTAGCCACGGatgccgcggctgcgtcttcgcctgcgtctctggcgtcgctggcggtcTGTGAGGCCTGCCTGGCGAGGCGCCCACAGACGCTGCTCACCTTTGAAAAGGGAGAAAAAGTCGAGGTCCTCGTTCACCATCGCCAGGGCTGGATCTTTGGGCGCATTCGAGACCAACCGCACAG GCGCGGTTGGTTCCCCGACTACATGCTGCAGCGCCCCGAGGACGTGTGCACGCCGCTTTCGCACGAGCAGCTTCTTTTTGCCTGCAACTTGCCGCACCTTGTGAGTCTCTCCGCGTGC GGACCTTGTACAGATGTCTCTccgggaggcggcagccgtcgaggaggcgggaaggtcgcagcgaagaggcgcggcagggcTGCGTGGGCGAAGCTGCCTCTCGCTTTCCGCGTCGTGAGTGGTCGtcgcgcagcctcgtcgtggcctgcagaggcggtcGCTCCCGAGGCCCCGAGGAGTGGAACAGGCGCGGGGAAACGTCcggaagaggaaggaagacgccgctTCAGGGCGGGACAAAAGGAGGTGTAG
- a CDS encoding WD-40 repeat protein (encoded by transcript BESB_054450) has translation MARPVAGDDGGNLKGAESRRSKRFFAAAKALGDAEAAASSDGEDAAKTKRMKVRIQRGVRAAAPESGAVHTPEETKRRPKPSSSAGSAAAASLIPDEVRELESMLFGAKARPAEASRPAKLRKKQKTAARAAAEEEEADSRAAGRAGDNTRPLKKRRGEASAADGEGASGASPSTGREEREAGDESCEGASDDEREAGAARPHTRARAWTDPDDSRVSVNLRVNPKLRKLRDTEKDETVDGENYQARLARLHKKLVQSRSSVSWVEKARQRKRKAEEKGAFDADQAAGSDASDAEATGIAAQLTTKTGQSIAGIQSSSSVLSSKGLARRLARQEKKAGTLLADGREGERSLIAPRKIIIHRLENANKAEPSGSTIAALEFHPRSSLLMTAGRDQTLRLFSVDGKENKKVESIFFRDFPILAARFTRHNHGGQVLAISNANRSLAEYDLETGKVEKIPGIAGRQQERCFHFLEMGGGRGADDASSFLVTHTTFAVASAASQDVLLCDARSKRLLNVFSMNANVAAIAYHPTKASIFTADRDAFIYEWDLRAGDCVQKFQDTSCLRLTSLAASPCASLSSTYQPSSVLATGSKTGYINLFSLSAADSISSQPVKELGNLTTGVSTLAFHSSNQLLCVASRWKKDALRLVHLPSHTVYQNWPTEKTPLRYVTAADFSCSGGLLAIGNDRGHALLYQIRHFL, from the exons ATGGCGCGTCCTGTGGCAGGGGATGATGGAGGAAATTTGAAGGGCGCGGAGTCGCGGAGAAGCAAGCGCTTCTttgcggccgcgaaggcttTGGGGGATGccgaggctgccgcgtcgtccgATGGGGAGGatgcagcgaagacgaaacgCATGAAAGTGAGAATCCAGAggggcgtccgcgcggctgcgcccgaGTCGGgagctgtacatacacccgaGGAGACCAAGCGGCGGCCAAAACCGAGTTCCTCCGCAggttccgcggcggctgcgtcgtTGATCCCTGACGAAGTTCGGGAACTGGAGAGCATGCTGTTTGGCGCCAAGGCGCGtcccgcggaggcgtctcGTCCGGCGAAATTACGGAAAAAGCAAAAgaccgccgcccgcgccgcggccgaagaagaggaggcagactctcgcgctgccggccgcgCCGGAGACAATACGCGGCCCCTGAAGAAGCGCcgtggagaggcgagcgccgcggatgGCGAGGGCGCTTCTGGGGCGTCGCCCAGCACGGGGAGGgaggagcgagaggcagGGGACGAGtcctgcgaaggcgcgagtgacgacgagcgcgaagcgGGTGCAGCTCGGCCTCAcactcgcgcccgcgcgtggACCGATCCAGACGACAGTCGCGTCTCGGTGAATCTGCGAGTGAACCCAAAGCTGCGCAAGCTGCGCGACACCGAGAAGGACGAAACCGTGGACGGAGAGAACTaccaggcgcgcctcgcccggctGCACAAGAAGCTCGTTCAGAGTCGCTCCAGCGTCAGCTGGGTGGAAAAGGCCCGACAGCGGAAACGCAAGGCTGAGGAGAAAGGGGCCTTCGACGCCGACCAAGCCGCGGGCTCCGATGCCAG cgacgcggaagcgacggGAATTGCAGCGCAGCTGACGACAAAGACTGGGCAGAGTATCGCGGGCATTCAGAGCAGTTCTTCGGTGCTTTCCTCGAAAGGCCTCGcacggcgtctcgcgcgccaggagaagaaggcaggcACGCTGCTCGCTgacgggagagagggagaacgCAGCCTGATCGCGCCGCGAAAAATCATCATCCACCGACTCGAAAACGCCAACAAAGCGGAACCCAGCGG AAGCACGATTGCTGCGCTCGAGTTCCACCCCCGCAGCTCCCTGCTGATGACTGCCGGCCGCGATCAaactctgcgcctcttctcc GTTGATGGAAAGGAGAACAAGAAAGTTGAGTCGATTTTCTTCCGCGATTTCCCGAttctcgccgcgcggttCACGCGCCACAACCACGGAGGCCAGGTCCTCGCCATTAGCAACGCGAATCGCTCACTCGCAGAGTACGACCTCGAAACAGG GAAAGTCGAGAAGATCCCAGGCATCGCAGGCCGGCAGCAAGAACGCTGTTTTCACTTCCTGGAGAtgggaggcgggcgaggtgCCGACGACGCAAGCAGCTTCCTTGTCACGCACACCACCTTCGCcgtggcctctgcggcctctca GGATGTGCTGCTCTGCGACGCACGATCGAAGCGACTTCTCAACGTGTTTTCGATGAACGCAAACGTTGCG gccATTGCGTACCACCCAACGAAGGCGTCAATCTTCAccgcagacagagacgccTTT ATTTATGAGTGGGACCTCCGCGCTGGCGACTGCGTTCAGAAGTTTCAAGACACGTCCTGCCTGCGCCTGACCTCAttggcggcctcgccgtgtGCAAGTCTGTCCTCCACCTATCAGCCGTCTTCTGTCTTGGCTACCG GATCGAAAACCGGCTACATCAacctcttttctctctccgctgctgaCTCCATTTCCAGTCAACCCGTCAAG GAGCTCGGGAATCTGACTACTGGCGTCAGCACCCTCGCCTTCCATTCCTCCAACCAGTTGCTCTGCGTGGCGTCGAGGTGGAAGAAGGACGCTTTGCGGCTC GTTCACTTACCCTCTCACACTGTTTACCAGAACTGGCCGACGGAAaagacgccgctgcgctaTGTGACAGCCGCTGATTTCAG CTGCAGCGGTGGTCTGTTGGCTATCGGCAACGATCGCGGACACGCATTGCTCTACCAGATCAGGCATTTCCTGTGA
- a CDS encoding hypothetical protein (encoded by transcript BESB_054460) yields MFPQKLVQLGVAVTSGIAGGWLAYKPWLEKRMEENEALRAARSQRLQEPQKDSKADPSACSDVPKKPEYGDN; encoded by the coding sequence ATGTTTCCGCAGAAACTCGTCCAACTCGGGGTGGCGGTGACGTCGGGAATTGCTGGCGGATGGCTCGCTTATAAGCCCTGGCTCGAAAAGCGCAtggaagaaaacgaggccctgcgagctgcgcggtcgcagcggctgcaggagcCGCAGAAGGACTCGAAGGCCGACCCCAGCGCCTGCTCCGACGTCCCGAAGAAGCCTGAATATGGAGATAACTAG